The DNA sequence GGAAACTCTTTCATATCAAAAAAATCTTTAATTTCAATACTTTCTGAATCATTAGCAAAGAATTGGGTGACGTTTAAACCGATTGGAAGAGAAAGGGTAGTGAAAGCTAATTTCTCCATTATATAGATTGTTTCAGAATCTTTAATCCAGAAGACATTATTCAGTGTAAATGTCTTGGGTTCAATAGAAGAATATAATAGTACTGTCTGATCTTTGAGGTAAAGAGCAGGAATTTTTTGCTGTTCTTTACCTGTTGTTCCTCTATCGAGGTGTTCTTTAGTAATAGAGATTTTTTCACAGATGGGATGCAACCATTGGAAATTAGCATAAAGAAGCAATATGATGAAAAATCCTGAAAGAATCAGAGGGCGTACTAAGGATTTTAAGGAAAGACCTGAAGCCTGTAAAAAGATGATTTCTCGCTTATTTTGCATTGAAAAGAGTGTGTTTGTTGTTGCTACAGCAACAAGTTGGGGCATAAGGAATTCTGCTTTTAAGGAGATTTGTGCGAGATAGTATAATATAGAGAGTATTGTAGAGGCTTTAGAAGCTATTGTAGAAGCTCCTTTAAGTGTGTGTAAAGAATGATGGATAGAAGCATAGAATATTAGAGCAAGTAATAAAAGAGAAATTAGAGCAAGCCAGAATTTGGTAAGTAAATGACGTTTCCAAATGAACATAAGTTAAGCATACCCTCGACTTTCTCTATAAGCACGAGCAGTAAATACAATCCAGGAAAGCAATTGAGGGAAGACAAACAGCATAAAAGCTAAAGGTAGGTTTTTTGTATTTTTCCCAACAATAAGTAGGATAAGGTCTAGAATAGGAAAAATACAGTATAAAGCTATAGATTTCCGAAATCTAGGTTTATGAATCCCAAGCACCATTCCAGCATAGGTCAAAGTTACACATAGAAAGCCAATAGCTATTCGGCGTAGGGTTTCAGGAAGATGTGAACGCTTTAAAGACTGCTTTACTAGTTGCTTCCAAGGAAGATAATCTGTGCGTGTTTTTAAATAAGATTTTCCAGCAAACAGGGTTGAGGTAATTTTAGGAATAAGTAGTTCGTCCAAGGTTTCAATATAAAATCTTTGAGAAGAGGGAGAAGAAGATTCTATTAATGAATTTGGTAGCTTTGAGATAAAGACCACATGTTTAGCTTTTACGGTATCCTTAGTTGTGTCAGGGATGATAGTTTTGATAATCCCTACATCGGAAATTTCATTATTTCTTTTTAGAGCTACAATCACATTATCAAACTTACTTTTCGCACAATGATCTACAGCAATAAAAATACGATTGTTTTCTTTTTTTTGTAGAGTCTGTAAGAGAAGAGCTGGTGAAGTCATCGCCATATTGGCAATTTCCTTACAAGTTTGGTAGCGACAAATTGAGGCAAGTTCTGAGCATGTATAGAAATTCAAACAACAAATGGCTCCTGAAATCATTAGTATGGGAAATACAATAATGCTTTGAGAAGCCCCAGATGCCCTTAAAAAAGTCATCTGATTGTTATCTGATAGCTTACGGAAAAGAGAGAATGCAGAAACAAAACAGGAAGCAGGGAAAATAAAAGGAAGAAGGTAAGGGATTTGGTAGGCCATTAAACGTAAGACTGTATCATAGGGAACATCTTTAGCAATATAGGCTACAATCTCTTGTAGAGAGCTAATTATAGAAATACAGATTAAACTTAAAGTACAGAAAGCTACTGTCTTTAAGTAACGGAAAATGAGAATTTTCCATAAAATAGGCATAGCTTACCTGGTAATTAAACTTTCTTACATGCTTTGATATAGTAGAACAAGAAAGGCCTTGTCTATAAAATCTCCAGCAGCCCTATTCTTTTTACTGATTTTTATCTAGGCGTATACAATGACCCTAAATTCTTATTTGCTCAGCGATGATAAGCAATTAGATCTTTTTTTTGCTTCTTTAGATATCAAAAAAAGATATTTATTGGCTCTATCGGGAGGAAGTGATTCTCTTTTTCTTTTCTATCTACTTAAGGAAAGAGGAGTATCATTTACTGCCGTACATATAGACCATTGCTGGAGAACAACATCTTCTCAAGAAGCTAAAGAACTGGAACAGCTTTGTTTGCGTGAAGATGTTCCCTTTGTTTTGCATGTCCTAACCCTTGAAGAACAGGGAGATAAGGATTTAGAAAATCAAGCTCGAAAGAAACGATATGCTTTGCTTTACAAGTCTTATCGACAACTAGAGGCAGAAGGAATCTTTCTTGCTCATCATGCTAATGATCAAGCAGAAACGATATTGAAACGTTTACTAGAAGGTGCTCATTTAACTAATCTCAAAGCTATGGCAGAGAAATCCTATGTTCAAGATATTCTACTTTTAAGACCTTTATTGCATATACCTAAGAGTACTTTAACACGGGCCTTAGATGCTAGAGAGATTAGTTACATAAGAGATCCTTCAAATGAAGATGAGAGATATTTAAGAGCAAGGATGCGAAAGAAGATTTTCCCTTGGCTTGACGAAGTCTTTGGAAAAAATGTTACCTTCCCATTGATAACCTTAGGTGAAGAGTCCGCTGAACTTTCGGATTATATTGAAGTACAGGCACAACCCTTTCTTTGTGCAGTCACTTATGAGAATTCTCATCGGTCTCTTCCATTTCCAGATTCTTTAGTTTCACAAACTTTTTTAGGTAAATGGGTTTTGAAACAATTTTTTAATAACGCTGGAGCGATTGTTTCAAGACATTTTTTGCAAATGGTTTATGATCATCTATCTCAGGGTTCTTGCGCAACTATACGGATGAGAAATAAGAGCGTAATTATAAAACCTAGAGTAGTAATGATAGATTAGAAAGTATATACTCATGATGTTCTCTATATGTGAAAAAATTAGTGAACACTAGGCCATTGTATTAGTGCCTGTTTATATTTTTTATTTTGCTGTTATAATTTGATTTATTTTTTTAAAAACAAAATAATAAAAAATATGTTATATTGAATAATTATCCGTCTGATTGATTAGCTTAGTTGTGAAGTTTATGTCGAAAGATAAGAAAATAAAGCCAGAACCGAAAAAAAATTTTCCTACAGTCTTTTTTTTTCTTTTATTTGGTGTGATTTTTGGCGTAGTTGCATTTCAAAATTTTCTAGCTGGGAAAAAAGCTAGAGTTGGTTTTAGCCACCAAATAGAACACCTTGTTAATTTGCGTTTGATAGTTCCCGAAGATAGCCATAAGATAGCTCTTAATGATAATTTAGTTTCTTTTGGTGGACGTTTTCGTGATACCCAAACTCAAGAAGGGCAATTACGTTATCATTACCTAGAGCTTATTGATCAAGGTCATCGATTAGATTTTGATCTTCAAGAGACAAGTAAGAGTCTTGCAACCTTAAGTAAAGAGGTTACGAACTCTATTTTATGGTTTTCTGCAATTTCAGGATCTCCTATTCCTGAGCAGGGCTATGCTATTTCTTATCAGATTGAGGAGGGAACAGATCCTCTATTGATAGAACCCTTAGTTGTTGCAGCACCTACAACTCCTCAATTGATCAACCTACGTGCATTACAAGAGCGTTATCGTACATTAGCACACTCTCCTGAGGCTTTGCGTACATATGGCTCGGATCTTTATGAGCTAATAGGAAAGTATCTTTCTCCGGCTTTAGGAATAGGATCAGAAACTTTAAAAAGAGAACTTAAAGACCTCTATCAGCAAGTTGAGAGTTCATTAACTCAGGAGACTGATGGCGAGCAAGCCTATCTGCTTTACGGACAAGTTCTTAATACTTTAGACATGATTTCTTCTTCTTTAGTATTATCCGAGGGGGGTGAACGCTTTGGTCAGCTTCGTTCTGTACGCCTCTATCGGGAGGAATGGAGTAAGTATCATAAATTGGTTGAAGCCCGTGATCTTAATCGAGCGCAGTTAGAAAAGCTCCGTAATGAGTTAAGTCAGACGGTTTGGTATTTCAATAACCAAGAGCTTTCTTCCCGAAGTTTAGAAAAGCAGGATCCTGAAGTCTTTGGCCATTGGTTCGCAGGAGCTAAAGAAGAATGGTCAGCATTTAAGTTCAATCATTCTCTATCATTTAAGGCACCCGATCAACCGAGAAACTTAGTTTTAGAGAAAACATTTAAAAGCCAAGAGCCTTCGCCTCATTATTTAGGATACCTTTTTACATTCCTACCTATTATTTTGGTTCTCCTTTTTGTATACCTGGTCTTTTCTCGTCAGATGCGTGGGATGAGTGGTTCGGCAATGTCTTTTGGAAAGTCTCCTGCCCGAATGTTGCTGAAAGGACAAAATAAAGTTACCTTTGCTGACGTTGCTGGTATTGAGGAAGCTAAAGAGGAACTTATTGAAATCGTAGATTTTTTAAAGAATCCAAATAAATTTACGAGTTTAGGGGGACGTATTCCAAAAGGGGTATTATTGATAGGGCCTCCAGGCACAGGTAAGACTTTGATTGCTAAGGCTGTATCAGGAGAAGCTGATCGTCCATTTTTCTCTATAGCTGGTTCTGACTTTGTTGAGATGTTTGTTGGGGTAGGGGCTAGTCGTATCCGTGATATGTTTGAACAGGCAAAACGCAATGCTCCTTGTATTATCTTTATTGACGAAATTGATGCTGTAGGACGTCATCGTGGTGCCGGTATTGGAGGTGGTCATGATGAAAGGGAACAGACATTGAACCAGCTACTTGTGGAAATGGACGGTTTTGGAACAAATGAAGGCGTCATTCTGATGGCCGCAACTAACCGTCCGGATGTTTTAGATAAGGCTTTGTTACGCCCAGGACGTTTCGATCGTCGTGTTGTGATGAATCTTCCTGATATCAAAGGACGTTTTGAGATTCTTATGGTCCATGCCGCAAGAATCAAATTAGATCCTACTGTAGATCTTATGGCAGTTGCTAGGAGTACACCAGGAGCTTCAGGAGCGGATTTAGAGAATTTATTAAATGAAGCTGCCTTACTAGCAGCTCGTAAGGATCGTACTGCCGTTACTGCTGTTGATGTTGCTGAAGCTCGTGATAAAGTCCTCTATGGGAAAGAGCGAAGAAGCTTGGAAATGGATGCAGAGGAGAGAAAAACTACAGCATATCATGAGTCTGGCCATGCTGTCGTAGGGCTTTGTGTCCAGCACGGAGATCCTGTGGATAAGGTTACGATTATTCCAAGAGGACTCTCCTTAGGAGCTACACACTTTTTACCAGAGAAAAACAAGTTGAGTTACTGGAAAAAAGAGCTTTATGATCAGCTTGCTGTCTTGATGGGAGGTCGGGCTGCAGAGGAAATTTTTCTTGGAGATATTTCGAGTGGTGCACAGCAAGATATTTCTCAAGCTACGAAGTTAGTGCGTAGTATGGTTTGTGAATGGGGAATGAGCCCCCAATTGGGTAATGTTACTTATGACGAACGTTCGGATGGTTCAACAGGCTATGGTGTTTATCACGAAAAGAGTTATTCAGAAGAAACGGCTAAAACCATTGATATAGAATTAAAAACTCTTCTAGATGCTGCTTATCAACGTGCCTTAGATATAATTAATGAGCATAAGGCAGAAATCGAACTTATGACTCAGATGCTCATTGAGTTTGAAACTCTAGATGCTAAAGATGTTAAAGAAATTATGGATCATACTTGGGATCCTGAGAAGAAGAGGGCTCGTCTTAAAGAAGAAGGTATGCTGTTTAAAAAGTCCTCTGATGATCTTCCTCCTCCTCCCCCGAAAGAAAATACCTTGCCTGGTTTAGGTTTTAACGCTACCTAGAGAAGATTACATTAGGGTTTGTGAGCGAACTTGGAATTTTATTTTGCATGTTTCTTGATCATAAAAAAAGCTAATCTTTGTGGAAGAGATTAGCTTGTTTTATCTATTTCAATTTTGAAATAGATTAATCTAAAGTTGCTTTATGACTAAGTTTGAGTTGACCTTTCTCATTGATGCTTAAAAGTTTTACATCAATGATATCTCCTTCTTTAACAACATCACCAATATTTTCTACCCGTTGTCTAGAGAACTCAGAAATATGGCAAAGACCTTCTTTCCCTGGGAGGACTTCTACAAAGGCTCCGAAAGGAACTACTGATGTTACACGGCCTTTATAGATCTTGCCGATTTCCACTTCACCAACTAAGGATTCAATGATTTCTTTAGCTCTATTGATTGCTTTTGCTGATGTTGCTGAGATACTAACGACTCCTAAGTCGTTAATGTCAATCTGTACACCAGTTTCTTCTATGATCTGACGGATTTGTTTCCCTCCAGGTCCAATGACGGAGGCAATTTTTGTTGGTTTAATTTGGATAGTTTCAATACGAGGTGCGTATTGAGATAAATCTGCTTTAGGAGCTCCAAGAACTTGGTTCATCACATTTAAAATATCTCGGCGACCCTGTTTTGCTTGAAAAAGAGCTTTTTGCATGATGCTAGGAGTAATACCTTCAACTTTGATATCCATCTGAAAAGCTGTGATTCCTTCAGCGCTGCCTGCGACTTTAAAATCCATATCTCCTAAATGATCTTCAAGACCAGAAATATCTGATAAGATAATAGGTCCTTCATTATCCAGGATTAATCCCATTGCAATTCCTGCAATTGGAGTGGAAATGGGTACACCAGCATCCATAAGGGCTAGGCAACCGCCACAAACTGATGCCATCGATGAAGAACCATTGGATTCTGTAATATTAGATTCTATACGGATCGTATAGGGGAATGTAGTCGCATCAGGAAGAGCATGGCTTAGAGCTTTCTCTGCGAGTTTTCCGTGCCCAATTTCCCTCCTTCCTGGAGAACCGATTCTTCCTACTTCTCCAACAGAAAATGGAGGAAAGAAATACTGTAAATAAAATTTTGAAAGACCCTCACCATTCAGATCTTCATACCGTTGCGCCATGGTTTCACTGCCTAGAGTGCAGACTGCTAATGTTTGTGTCTCTCCACGAGTAAATAAACAGCTTCCATGGGTTCGAGGAAGGTAAGAAGTTTCCACGCTAATAGGACGAATTGTAGTTAAGGAGCGCCCGTCAGCACGGACTTCTCTTTCTCTTATGAGAGCGCGCATGGTGTTAGACTTTAATGTTTTGCAGGCGGCCTTGATATTGAAAGCAGAAAAGAGGTCATCATCATCGCGATACAATTTTTCTAAAACGTCTTCTTCAATCTTTTGAGAAGTCGCGGAATGTATTTTCTTATCTTTAATATTGAAAAGTTCAATAAATTTATTTTCAACGCATTCCTTTGCAGCTGTTAAAACTTCTTGAGGAAGAGGGTATACGACATCAAAATTTTTAGATTTTCCAATTTCTTTTTGCCATTTTTGTATCCCTTTACAAATAGTAACAATGTGTTTGTGACCAAATTCTATAGCATCCAGTACCTGTTCTTCGGTAAAGAAGTCACAATGACCTTCAATCATTAAAATAGCATTTTCTGTTCCAGCAAGGACAAGATCTAATGTAGAAGTTGCAAGTTCAGTCTTCGTGGGATTGATGATCCACTCGTTGTCAACACACCCAATACGCACCCCAGAAACAATATTGTTTTGTGGAATATCAGAGATTGCTAAAGCAGCAGAAGCTCCGCAGATTGCAAGAGGATCGGGTAAAACATCGCCATCGTATGACCACACATAAGATAAAATTTGAACATCTTGCATGAGTCGATAAGGAAAAGAAGGGCGTAAGGAACGATCAATTAAGCGAGAAACTAGAATTTCTTTCTCAGAAGGTCTGCCCTCTCGTTTTATAAATCCGCCTAAAGTTTTTCCAGTGGAAGAAA is a window from the Chlamydia serpentis genome containing:
- a CDS encoding LptF/LptG family permease yields the protein MFIWKRHLLTKFWLALISLLLLALIFYASIHHSLHTLKGASTIASKASTILSILYYLAQISLKAEFLMPQLVAVATTNTLFSMQNKREIIFLQASGLSLKSLVRPLILSGFFIILLLYANFQWLHPICEKISITKEHLDRGTTGKEQQKIPALYLKDQTVLLYSSIEPKTFTLNNVFWIKDSETIYIMEKLAFTTLSLPIGLNVTQFFANDSESIEIKDFFDMKEFPEIEFSFYENPFSKLFSAGSKNRLSEFVKAIPWNATGLGLSTQVPQRILALLAQFYYLIISPLACMAGIILSAYLCLRFSRTPTVTLAYLIPLGTINIFFVFLKAGIVLASSSVLPTFPVMAIPLIALLILTNYAYAKLQ
- a CDS encoding LptF/LptG family permease: MPILWKILIFRYLKTVAFCTLSLICISIISSLQEIVAYIAKDVPYDTVLRLMAYQIPYLLPFIFPASCFVSAFSLFRKLSDNNQMTFLRASGASQSIIVFPILMISGAICCLNFYTCSELASICRYQTCKEIANMAMTSPALLLQTLQKKENNRIFIAVDHCAKSKFDNVIVALKRNNEISDVGIIKTIIPDTTKDTVKAKHVVFISKLPNSLIESSSPSSQRFYIETLDELLIPKITSTLFAGKSYLKTRTDYLPWKQLVKQSLKRSHLPETLRRIAIGFLCVTLTYAGMVLGIHKPRFRKSIALYCIFPILDLILLIVGKNTKNLPLAFMLFVFPQLLSWIVFTARAYRESRGYA
- the tilS gene encoding tRNA lysidine(34) synthetase TilS; protein product: MTLNSYLLSDDKQLDLFFASLDIKKRYLLALSGGSDSLFLFYLLKERGVSFTAVHIDHCWRTTSSQEAKELEQLCLREDVPFVLHVLTLEEQGDKDLENQARKKRYALLYKSYRQLEAEGIFLAHHANDQAETILKRLLEGAHLTNLKAMAEKSYVQDILLLRPLLHIPKSTLTRALDAREISYIRDPSNEDERYLRARMRKKIFPWLDEVFGKNVTFPLITLGEESAELSDYIEVQAQPFLCAVTYENSHRSLPFPDSLVSQTFLGKWVLKQFFNNAGAIVSRHFLQMVYDHLSQGSCATIRMRNKSVIIKPRVVMID
- the ftsH gene encoding ATP-dependent zinc metalloprotease FtsH, with the protein product MSKDKKIKPEPKKNFPTVFFFLLFGVIFGVVAFQNFLAGKKARVGFSHQIEHLVNLRLIVPEDSHKIALNDNLVSFGGRFRDTQTQEGQLRYHYLELIDQGHRLDFDLQETSKSLATLSKEVTNSILWFSAISGSPIPEQGYAISYQIEEGTDPLLIEPLVVAAPTTPQLINLRALQERYRTLAHSPEALRTYGSDLYELIGKYLSPALGIGSETLKRELKDLYQQVESSLTQETDGEQAYLLYGQVLNTLDMISSSLVLSEGGERFGQLRSVRLYREEWSKYHKLVEARDLNRAQLEKLRNELSQTVWYFNNQELSSRSLEKQDPEVFGHWFAGAKEEWSAFKFNHSLSFKAPDQPRNLVLEKTFKSQEPSPHYLGYLFTFLPIILVLLFVYLVFSRQMRGMSGSAMSFGKSPARMLLKGQNKVTFADVAGIEEAKEELIEIVDFLKNPNKFTSLGGRIPKGVLLIGPPGTGKTLIAKAVSGEADRPFFSIAGSDFVEMFVGVGASRIRDMFEQAKRNAPCIIFIDEIDAVGRHRGAGIGGGHDEREQTLNQLLVEMDGFGTNEGVILMAATNRPDVLDKALLRPGRFDRRVVMNLPDIKGRFEILMVHAARIKLDPTVDLMAVARSTPGASGADLENLLNEAALLAARKDRTAVTAVDVAEARDKVLYGKERRSLEMDAEERKTTAYHESGHAVVGLCVQHGDPVDKVTIIPRGLSLGATHFLPEKNKLSYWKKELYDQLAVLMGGRAAEEIFLGDISSGAQQDISQATKLVRSMVCEWGMSPQLGNVTYDERSDGSTGYGVYHEKSYSEETAKTIDIELKTLLDAAYQRALDIINEHKAEIELMTQMLIEFETLDAKDVKEIMDHTWDPEKKRARLKEEGMLFKKSSDDLPPPPPKENTLPGLGFNAT
- the pnp gene encoding polyribonucleotide nucleotidyltransferase, whose amino-acid sequence is MNFQTISINLAEGKTLVFEAGKIARQANGAVLVRSGETCVFTSACAIDLNEKVDFLPLRVDYQEKFSSTGKTLGGFIKREGRPSEKEILVSRLIDRSLRPSFPYRLMQDVQILSYVWSYDGDVLPDPLAICGASAALAISDIPQNNIVSGVRIGCVDNEWIINPTKTELATSTLDLVLAGTENAILMIEGHCDFFTEEQVLDAIEFGHKHIVTICKGIQKWQKEIGKSKNFDVVYPLPQEVLTAAKECVENKFIELFNIKDKKIHSATSQKIEEDVLEKLYRDDDDLFSAFNIKAACKTLKSNTMRALIREREVRADGRSLTTIRPISVETSYLPRTHGSCLFTRGETQTLAVCTLGSETMAQRYEDLNGEGLSKFYLQYFFPPFSVGEVGRIGSPGRREIGHGKLAEKALSHALPDATTFPYTIRIESNITESNGSSSMASVCGGCLALMDAGVPISTPIAGIAMGLILDNEGPIILSDISGLEDHLGDMDFKVAGSAEGITAFQMDIKVEGITPSIMQKALFQAKQGRRDILNVMNQVLGAPKADLSQYAPRIETIQIKPTKIASVIGPGGKQIRQIIEETGVQIDINDLGVVSISATSAKAINRAKEIIESLVGEVEIGKIYKGRVTSVVPFGAFVEVLPGKEGLCHISEFSRQRVENIGDVVKEGDIIDVKLLSINEKGQLKLSHKATLD